From a single Pseudomonas cremoricolorata genomic region:
- a CDS encoding type II toxin-antitoxin system YhaV family toxin, protein MQRHGWTLLFHEGVIVQLRKLQEAAARAEHNDPQGFESNANVKLFRALSQLILDVVPKDPARDDFRQGNTLGTAYRHWRRAKIGRRFRLFFRYDSKSRLIVYAWVNDENTLRSAGSKSDPYTVFERMLGRGHPPDDWDALIAATRSDWKASETSDA, encoded by the coding sequence ATGCAGCGACATGGTTGGACACTGTTGTTCCATGAAGGTGTGATCGTACAGCTACGCAAGCTACAGGAAGCGGCTGCCAGGGCTGAACACAACGATCCACAAGGTTTTGAAAGCAATGCCAACGTCAAACTCTTCCGGGCCTTGAGCCAGTTGATCCTCGACGTGGTCCCAAAAGACCCAGCCCGGGATGATTTTCGCCAGGGCAATACCCTGGGAACGGCCTATCGCCATTGGCGGCGAGCGAAGATCGGCAGACGGTTCAGGCTGTTCTTTCGCTACGATTCTAAATCCAGGCTGATCGTCTATGCGTGGGTCAATGACGAGAACACGTTGAGGTCAGCGGGCAGCAAATCCGATCCTTACACCGTGTTCGAGAGGATGCTCGGTCGGGGCCACCCTCCGGATGACTGGGATGCGCTCATCGCCGCCACTCGAAGTGACTGGAAAGCGTCCGAGACCTCTGATGCCTGA